One window from the genome of Mycolicibacterium gadium encodes:
- a CDS encoding amidohydrolase family protein, giving the protein MIIDIHGHYTTAPPAHQAFRDQQLAALENPSVPAPAAPRIGEDELRESVENNQLRVLRERGGDLMLFSPKASGMEHHIADQATATAWARASNDLVHRVAQLYPDAFAPVAQLPQTPCGDLRPVVDELRRCVDELGFVGCNVNPDPTAGYWTSPPMTDEYWYPLYEAMIELEVPAMVHVSISCNPNFHTLGAHYLNADTSVFMQFVQSDLFQRYPKLTFVIPHGGGAVPYHWGRYRGLAARLGRPDPSELLGNMYFDTCVYHQAGIDLLHRVIGPANLLFASEMLGAVRGVDPDTGVAWDDTLVYINELDLSEEEHHAVVEGNARRVYPRLDRHLASKDLAGNGSAAVDVRFG; this is encoded by the coding sequence GTGATCATTGACATCCACGGTCACTACACCACGGCACCGCCGGCGCATCAGGCGTTTCGTGACCAACAGCTCGCGGCGTTGGAAAATCCCAGCGTGCCGGCACCGGCAGCGCCGAGGATCGGTGAAGACGAGCTCCGAGAGAGCGTCGAGAACAATCAGCTGCGCGTGCTTCGCGAGCGAGGTGGTGATCTGATGCTGTTCTCGCCGAAAGCTTCCGGGATGGAGCACCACATAGCGGACCAGGCCACCGCCACCGCGTGGGCCCGTGCGTCCAACGACCTGGTCCACCGTGTGGCGCAACTTTATCCCGACGCTTTCGCGCCAGTGGCTCAGTTGCCACAGACACCTTGTGGAGACCTGCGTCCGGTGGTCGACGAGCTACGACGTTGCGTGGATGAACTCGGTTTCGTCGGGTGCAACGTCAACCCGGACCCGACGGCCGGGTACTGGACGTCGCCCCCGATGACGGACGAATACTGGTACCCGCTGTACGAGGCCATGATCGAGTTGGAAGTGCCTGCGATGGTGCATGTTTCGATCTCGTGTAATCCAAACTTCCACACGCTCGGCGCGCACTACCTCAACGCTGACACGAGCGTTTTCATGCAGTTCGTGCAGTCGGACTTGTTCCAGCGATATCCGAAGCTGACCTTTGTGATCCCGCACGGAGGTGGCGCCGTCCCGTACCACTGGGGCCGTTACCGCGGCTTGGCGGCTCGGCTGGGCCGACCAGACCCAAGCGAACTCCTGGGAAATATGTACTTCGACACTTGCGTCTATCACCAGGCTGGAATCGATCTGCTGCACCGGGTGATCGGCCCGGCTAACCTGCTCTTCGCTTCCGAAATGCTCGGCGCGGTTCGAGGAGTTGACCCGGACACCGGAGTCGCATGGGACGACACGCTGGTCTACATCAACGAACTCGATTTGAGTGAGGAAGAACACCACGCAGTGGTGGAGGGTAACGCGCGCCGAGTGTATCCCCGGCTGGACCGGCATTTGGCCAGTAAAGATCTCGCCGGCAACGGATCCGCCGCAGTCGACGTCCGCTTCGGATGA
- a CDS encoding aldehyde dehydrogenase family protein, producing the protein MIGSRHSHIYVDGVWQESDSDAFIDLTDPATEDWVGSVPDGSPADVASAAMAAHAALRGWAEAPSKDRAALIAALADRFDERREEIAHLVTAQNGAVISRSRRTNGTRPIALYRHYAEEAESFEPEVASADGKNIVRREPVGVVGIIIPWNAPQSLLAHKLAPALAAGCTVVVKPAQETPLDSLLIGELAAAVGFPPGVINVVTGGRTTGSAVVDDPNIDMVSFTGSTDAGRVIASRAGHLLKPVVAELGGKSAAVLLDDADLELFSDNLVTTCLPNTGQVCYSCTRVIAPRARFSDVLEVVTSCLASAQVGDPLDPGTVFGPLVSAAQRARVEDYIDSARAEGARVTLGGGRPSIATGFYVEPTVIVDVDRTMRVFREEIFGPVLVVVPHDGDEDATRMANDSSYGLGGAVFSRDVERATAVARKMHTGRISINARSHGVSDPAEGYKDSGVGGSLEISSHLRLKSIAGVADVDRHAKSARQ; encoded by the coding sequence GTGATCGGCAGTCGCCACAGCCATATCTATGTCGATGGTGTCTGGCAAGAGTCCGATTCCGATGCCTTCATCGACCTCACCGATCCGGCCACCGAGGACTGGGTCGGGAGCGTTCCAGACGGGAGCCCCGCCGATGTAGCGTCAGCGGCGATGGCGGCGCACGCCGCGCTGCGGGGGTGGGCCGAAGCGCCATCCAAAGATCGTGCAGCCCTGATCGCCGCGCTGGCCGACCGTTTCGATGAACGACGCGAGGAGATCGCGCACCTCGTGACGGCCCAGAATGGAGCCGTCATCTCGAGGTCACGTCGTACCAATGGCACTCGTCCCATAGCTCTCTACCGTCACTATGCCGAGGAAGCCGAATCGTTCGAGCCCGAAGTTGCTAGTGCCGACGGGAAGAACATCGTCAGACGTGAACCGGTGGGCGTCGTCGGGATCATCATCCCGTGGAATGCGCCCCAGTCACTATTAGCCCACAAGCTGGCTCCGGCTCTCGCCGCAGGGTGCACGGTCGTCGTGAAACCTGCGCAGGAAACACCTTTGGACTCATTGCTCATCGGGGAGCTCGCTGCGGCAGTCGGATTCCCTCCCGGTGTGATCAACGTCGTCACCGGTGGCCGCACGACAGGGTCCGCGGTGGTTGACGATCCGAACATAGACATGGTGTCCTTCACGGGTTCCACGGATGCCGGTCGCGTAATCGCCTCGCGTGCAGGGCATTTGTTGAAGCCGGTCGTAGCGGAGCTGGGTGGGAAGTCGGCGGCCGTGTTGCTCGACGATGCGGACCTCGAGCTCTTCTCCGACAACTTGGTCACCACCTGCCTGCCGAATACGGGGCAGGTCTGCTACTCGTGCACGCGTGTCATCGCGCCTCGCGCACGCTTCAGCGATGTACTCGAGGTCGTCACATCATGCTTGGCCAGTGCTCAGGTGGGTGACCCGCTGGATCCAGGGACAGTCTTCGGTCCGCTTGTCAGCGCGGCGCAGCGTGCACGTGTCGAGGACTACATCGACTCGGCTCGTGCCGAAGGAGCTCGGGTGACCCTCGGAGGTGGCCGTCCGTCCATTGCGACCGGCTTCTACGTCGAGCCCACGGTGATCGTCGACGTCGACCGTACGATGCGCGTGTTCCGCGAAGAGATATTTGGGCCCGTGCTGGTCGTGGTTCCTCATGACGGAGATGAGGACGCGACACGAATGGCCAATGATTCGTCATATGGGCTTGGCGGTGCGGTGTTCAGTCGTGACGTCGAGCGTGCGACGGCGGTGGCGCGCAAAATGCATACCGGGCGCATCTCGATTAACGCGCGGAGCCACGGTGTCTCCGACCCAGCCGAGGGATACAAAGACAGCGGAGTCGGCGGCTCGCTCGAGATCTCCTCCCATCTTCGACTCAAGTCCATTGCCGGGGTGGCCGACGTCGACCGGCATGCGAAAAGCGCTCGGCAGTAA
- a CDS encoding 2Fe-2S iron-sulfur cluster-binding protein, which yields MPKVVFIAPDGSQRVVDAHLGEPVMSAAVRNGVPGIVGECGGNCSCATCHIYVDEEFAVDVGGPQGMEEDLLELGAAAERRESSRLSCQITMIESLDGLIVHIPEEQ from the coding sequence ATGCCAAAGGTTGTCTTCATCGCTCCGGACGGTTCGCAGCGCGTGGTGGATGCGCATCTCGGCGAGCCGGTCATGTCCGCCGCCGTACGCAACGGCGTTCCCGGCATCGTAGGCGAGTGTGGCGGAAACTGCAGCTGTGCCACCTGCCACATCTATGTCGATGAAGAGTTTGCAGTTGACGTTGGTGGGCCTCAGGGAATGGAAGAGGACCTACTCGAACTCGGTGCTGCCGCCGAACGGCGTGAGTCGAGCCGATTGTCTTGTCAGATCACGATGATCGAGTCGCTCGACGGCCTGATCGTTCACATTCCAGAGGAGCAGTGA
- a CDS encoding zinc-dependent alcohol dehydrogenase, which yields MYSKPPFDEPVIMGHENVGIIAAAGKKFTRLHGVGEGDRIFVEHYVGCYQCEWCRIGEYRHCEATDWRTNADARRYGYTSANNAGTLWGGFSEYMYLPWNAVVHKVPESVDAELAGLVTPLSNGIEWALIAAGVGYADTVLIQGPGQQGLSQVVACKQAGASQIIVTGASRDKARLDLALELGADEVIDIDAEAPYDRIMDLTNGRGVDFVLDCTSRAGVEPVLLGIDALKRREGTMLIQGELAAFPDFPVKKLTEKAITIRSARGHSYRACELALKQLASHRFPLERLSTHKFPLDQVDRAIRALAGDTEDADVIHISLMPWLGRES from the coding sequence ATGTATTCCAAACCGCCATTCGACGAGCCGGTGATCATGGGCCACGAGAACGTCGGCATCATCGCCGCGGCGGGAAAGAAGTTCACGCGGTTGCACGGTGTGGGCGAAGGCGACCGAATCTTCGTCGAGCATTACGTTGGTTGCTATCAGTGCGAATGGTGCCGAATCGGCGAGTACCGCCACTGCGAGGCAACGGACTGGCGAACGAACGCCGATGCGCGCAGATACGGTTACACCTCAGCCAACAACGCCGGAACGCTGTGGGGTGGCTTCTCCGAATACATGTACTTGCCGTGGAATGCCGTGGTACACAAGGTGCCCGAAAGTGTCGATGCTGAACTGGCCGGTCTCGTTACTCCCTTGTCGAACGGCATCGAGTGGGCACTGATCGCCGCGGGTGTCGGTTACGCCGACACTGTTCTGATTCAAGGGCCGGGCCAGCAGGGACTGTCGCAAGTCGTGGCTTGCAAGCAAGCCGGCGCGTCCCAAATCATCGTTACGGGCGCTTCTCGGGACAAAGCTCGCCTGGACCTCGCGTTGGAGCTCGGTGCAGACGAGGTCATCGACATCGACGCAGAAGCTCCCTACGACCGGATCATGGATCTGACCAACGGGCGCGGCGTCGACTTCGTGCTCGACTGCACCTCGCGGGCTGGTGTGGAACCGGTGTTGCTCGGTATCGACGCCTTGAAACGCCGTGAGGGCACAATGCTCATCCAGGGGGAACTTGCCGCGTTCCCTGATTTCCCGGTGAAAAAGCTCACGGAGAAGGCCATCACGATCAGAAGCGCACGTGGCCATAGTTACCGCGCGTGTGAGCTTGCACTCAAACAGCTTGCATCGCACAGGTTTCCGCTGGAGCGGCTGTCGACGCACAAATTCCCGCTCGATCAGGTCGACAGGGCTATCCGAGCGCTGGCTGGTGACACAGAGGACGCCGACGTGATCCACATTTCGCTGATGCCTTGGCTGGGAAGGGAGTCTTGA
- a CDS encoding NAD(P)/FAD-dependent oxidoreductase, translating into MRVSAGTLIVGASQAGIQLALSLRDAGEGGPITLVGDEPHAPYQRPPLSKSYLQGDIGFEQLLLRAPEYLAGQDISVLTGELVNWVELEGEGPSGVALTASGETLWFDKLALTVGASPRRLAVSGADLDGVMYLRTANDAAKLRQLQGEAESVVVVGGGFIGLEAAAVARAQGKTVTVVEAADRLMGRAVAPVVSGFYLDAHARRGVTIRLNAEVVSLTGRDARVQSVELSDGSSLPADLVIIGIGVVPRTELADQLDLVCDGGIVVDRFARTSNPNVVAAGDCTVQPDWRTGSGKVRLESVQNAIIQANAAAATLAGRVESDLPVPRFWSEQFDLKLRIAGLSRGHDYYLVRGAPERESFSVLYYHDDALMAVDSVNAPGDYMAVQKALTQGSTIRAQDARDVSVSLRELIRPAPADARRIHPRS; encoded by the coding sequence GTGAGGGTGAGCGCAGGGACGTTAATCGTCGGCGCCAGTCAAGCAGGAATCCAACTGGCTCTTTCGCTTCGTGATGCAGGAGAAGGCGGACCAATAACACTAGTTGGCGACGAGCCGCATGCGCCGTACCAACGGCCCCCATTGTCGAAGTCCTACTTGCAGGGTGACATCGGCTTCGAACAGCTGCTACTCCGTGCCCCGGAGTATTTGGCGGGCCAGGACATTTCGGTACTCACGGGTGAGCTTGTCAATTGGGTTGAACTAGAGGGGGAGGGGCCGTCAGGAGTCGCGCTTACAGCGTCAGGAGAAACGCTGTGGTTCGATAAGTTGGCGTTGACCGTTGGCGCCAGTCCACGGCGACTGGCCGTGTCGGGCGCCGATCTCGACGGGGTGATGTACCTCCGGACAGCGAATGACGCCGCGAAGCTGCGCCAGCTCCAGGGCGAAGCAGAATCCGTCGTCGTGGTCGGCGGCGGGTTCATCGGACTCGAAGCCGCGGCGGTTGCGCGTGCCCAAGGTAAAACGGTGACCGTGGTTGAGGCCGCCGATCGGTTGATGGGGCGAGCCGTGGCACCCGTGGTCTCCGGCTTCTACCTCGATGCGCACGCGCGCCGCGGTGTCACCATACGTCTGAACGCGGAAGTAGTGTCGCTGACCGGGCGGGATGCCCGCGTGCAATCGGTGGAACTGTCAGACGGCAGCAGCCTTCCCGCAGATCTTGTAATCATCGGTATCGGAGTCGTGCCACGGACCGAACTCGCGGACCAACTGGATCTCGTTTGTGACGGTGGCATTGTTGTCGACCGCTTCGCGCGTACCAGCAATCCGAACGTCGTAGCGGCGGGCGATTGCACTGTTCAACCCGATTGGCGTACCGGCAGCGGCAAAGTACGCTTGGAGTCGGTTCAAAACGCCATAATTCAGGCCAATGCGGCTGCCGCGACATTGGCGGGCAGGGTGGAGTCAGACCTGCCGGTGCCGCGGTTCTGGTCCGAACAGTTCGATCTCAAGCTTCGCATCGCCGGCCTGTCGAGGGGACACGACTACTACTTGGTTCGCGGCGCTCCCGAACGTGAGTCATTCTCCGTGCTCTATTACCACGACGACGCTTTGATGGCGGTTGACTCCGTCAACGCGCCAGGTGACTACATGGCAGTACAAAAGGCGCTCACCCAAGGATCCACAATCCGGGCCCAGGATGCCCGCGATGTCTCGGTTTCGCTTCGCGAGCTGATCCGTCCCGCACCCGCGGATGCTAGACGAATACATCCTCGATCTTGA
- a CDS encoding 4-carboxy-4-hydroxy-2-oxoadipate aldolase/oxaloacetate decarboxylase, which produces MSVVIRNPPRAHPAVRDELAQFGVATIHEAQGRTGLLAAYMRPIYTGARVCGSAVTVSVPSDDNWMVHVAVEQCQAGDVLVIAPEEPSEYGYFGELLATALAARGVGGLMIDAGCRDVAELAAMKFPVWSKCVSAQGTVKKRLGSVNIGITCAGAWVEPGDVVVGDDDGVVVVPRTEAAAVAAASKLRETKEAANRKRYMRGELSLDVNNMRGDLARAGLRYVDYEDAVR; this is translated from the coding sequence GTGTCTGTCGTCATCCGCAATCCGCCTCGCGCCCATCCCGCGGTGCGGGATGAACTCGCCCAGTTCGGAGTTGCGACCATTCATGAAGCACAGGGCCGCACCGGGCTGCTCGCTGCGTACATGAGGCCGATCTACACCGGTGCACGGGTCTGCGGATCGGCGGTGACTGTCAGTGTCCCGTCAGATGACAACTGGATGGTCCATGTGGCGGTGGAGCAGTGTCAGGCAGGCGATGTCTTGGTGATCGCTCCCGAAGAGCCCTCGGAGTATGGGTATTTCGGTGAACTGCTGGCCACGGCACTCGCGGCCCGGGGTGTCGGTGGTCTGATGATCGACGCCGGATGCCGGGACGTCGCTGAACTCGCCGCCATGAAGTTCCCGGTCTGGTCAAAATGTGTCTCAGCACAGGGGACGGTTAAAAAACGCCTTGGTTCGGTCAATATTGGGATCACGTGCGCCGGCGCATGGGTCGAACCGGGTGACGTCGTGGTCGGCGACGACGACGGTGTCGTAGTAGTCCCCCGCACGGAGGCCGCTGCCGTCGCAGCGGCATCCAAGCTGCGCGAGACCAAGGAAGCCGCGAACCGGAAGCGTTACATGCGTGGTGAACTCAGCCTCGACGTCAACAACATGCGTGGCGACCTTGCCCGCGCGGGGTTGCGCTATGTCGACTACGAGGACGCCGTGCGGTGA
- a CDS encoding cytochrome P450: protein MSTIPEFDVDIFSDEVLRDPFPTYARMRELGPVVRLTANGVLAVARYAEVRAVLIDHTRFISGKGVGFNNQFNEVRRHSVIASDPPRHEMLRGVLQDRLGPRSIRNVEQIIRPRAQSLVDEMTRRGSFDAVTDFSQVFPVEVVGELIGLPVDARSELLRWASGAFNAFGPPSDRTSAGLADIAEQFEYIRTVATRDQLAPGSMGAAVYEAADAGIIPEEYCLHLLSAYLTAGMDTTVNALGAMVWLLGTHPEQWHELRGLPHRVNAVVNEVLRIEAPAQLFSRVAAVDAEVSGIEIAAGERVAVIYGSGNRDERQYPEPDKFDIHRNAAGHLTFGTGLHACAGQVLARIELQAVLESMIERVETITIGEPIRKLNNVLRGFHSVPATFTPAVVKNPVLSGESA, encoded by the coding sequence GTGAGCACGATCCCAGAGTTCGACGTCGATATCTTCTCCGACGAGGTGTTGCGTGATCCGTTTCCCACGTACGCCCGCATGCGTGAGCTGGGGCCGGTCGTCCGCCTGACCGCTAATGGCGTGCTCGCGGTGGCGCGGTATGCCGAAGTGCGGGCAGTTCTCATTGACCACACGCGATTCATATCCGGCAAAGGTGTCGGCTTCAACAATCAGTTCAACGAGGTCCGTAGACATAGCGTCATCGCGTCCGACCCGCCACGCCACGAGATGCTGCGCGGTGTTCTCCAGGATCGTTTGGGGCCTCGCTCAATTCGCAATGTGGAGCAGATCATTCGGCCCAGAGCTCAATCGCTTGTCGACGAGATGACCAGAAGAGGCTCCTTCGATGCGGTGACCGACTTCAGTCAGGTCTTTCCCGTAGAGGTCGTCGGAGAGCTGATCGGCCTCCCCGTTGATGCTCGCTCGGAGTTGCTGCGCTGGGCCAGCGGTGCGTTCAACGCCTTTGGGCCGCCAAGTGATCGCACCTCCGCAGGCCTGGCCGACATCGCCGAGCAGTTCGAGTACATCCGCACCGTCGCAACGAGGGACCAACTGGCGCCGGGCAGCATGGGTGCCGCGGTATACGAAGCGGCCGACGCTGGGATCATCCCCGAGGAGTACTGCCTGCACCTACTTTCGGCGTACCTTACGGCGGGGATGGACACGACCGTCAATGCGCTTGGGGCGATGGTGTGGCTGCTCGGGACGCATCCTGAGCAGTGGCACGAACTCCGCGGGTTACCGCACCGGGTCAACGCCGTCGTGAATGAGGTGTTGAGGATCGAAGCACCTGCGCAGCTCTTCTCCCGTGTCGCAGCGGTGGACGCCGAGGTAAGCGGAATTGAGATCGCCGCGGGTGAGCGGGTTGCTGTCATCTATGGAAGCGGCAATCGCGATGAGCGCCAGTATCCGGAGCCAGACAAATTCGACATTCACCGAAACGCCGCGGGTCATTTGACCTTTGGAACCGGTCTTCATGCCTGCGCGGGTCAGGTGTTGGCCCGGATCGAGCTCCAAGCGGTATTAGAATCGATGATCGAGCGCGTCGAGACGATCACGATTGGCGAGCCCATCCGCAAGCTCAACAACGTGTTGCGTGGATTCCATAGTGTCCCTGCGACTTTCACGCCCGCTGTGGTCAAGAATCCAGTACTTTCCGGAGAATCGGCGTGA
- a CDS encoding 2-keto-4-pentenoate hydratase, with protein sequence MTTTVRDISIIRAAVDRIQTAFVTGQPALPVRTLIGAEDIDSAYAVQQELNARRVAAGGVVIGRKIGLTAPSVQQQLGVDQPDFGVLFADMDASGETPVPYRKLLQPKVEAEVAFVLAEDIDRDVSSEDQIRGSIRYAVAALEIVDSRIANWDLSIADTVADNASSGLFVLGKNRLEIDEFEPRDVVMRMSADGVPVSAGSGAACLGDPILALMWLARTAAAYGQPLRAGQIVLSGALGPMAAVRPGVHVEAEIEPLGSVSATFSEA encoded by the coding sequence ATGACAACCACAGTTCGCGACATCAGCATCATCCGAGCTGCCGTCGACCGTATCCAAACCGCTTTCGTGACAGGGCAACCAGCACTTCCGGTGCGCACGCTGATCGGCGCGGAGGACATTGATTCGGCGTATGCGGTTCAGCAGGAGCTCAACGCTCGCCGGGTGGCGGCGGGCGGAGTGGTAATCGGTCGAAAGATCGGCCTGACTGCTCCTTCAGTACAGCAACAACTCGGCGTCGACCAACCGGATTTCGGTGTCCTATTTGCGGACATGGACGCATCCGGCGAGACGCCCGTTCCTTATCGAAAGTTGTTGCAGCCCAAGGTCGAAGCCGAAGTCGCCTTCGTACTCGCGGAAGATATCGACAGAGATGTGTCAAGCGAAGATCAAATTCGAGGATCGATTCGCTACGCCGTTGCGGCACTGGAGATCGTGGACAGCCGCATAGCGAATTGGGACTTGAGTATCGCTGACACCGTGGCGGACAACGCCTCCAGCGGGCTGTTCGTTCTGGGGAAGAACCGGCTCGAAATCGACGAATTCGAGCCCCGGGACGTCGTCATGCGAATGTCGGCCGATGGCGTTCCGGTATCAGCCGGCTCTGGAGCGGCCTGTCTGGGTGACCCGATCCTTGCATTGATGTGGTTGGCCAGGACAGCTGCTGCGTACGGGCAGCCACTTCGCGCTGGCCAGATCGTTCTTTCAGGAGCGCTTGGACCCATGGCCGCGGTCAGGCCCGGAGTTCATGTCGAAGCGGAGATCGAGCCTTTGGGATCGGTTTCCGCCACGTTCTCAGAGGCATGA
- a CDS encoding substrate-binding domain-containing protein, protein MPENRRVLTTLTRSQGANQAVKDGSVAPAGFQLKFEEIPVLVKGFRRMVRHLEFDVSEMALTTYLTAREHGVAFTALPVFLVRGFHHGAILYNRHSTIRHPKDLEGRRVGVNRGYTVTTGVWARGILASEHDVDLDRVTWLLSGDEHVESYVPPSNVVSAGPDADLADMLIAGEIDAVIGVDVDHPDIAPLIADPHGAAISALRDRSFYPINHLIVLKDEVLQHYPDAAAAVYAAFSKAKERYVARLSDGRVTSPTDRMYAEVMKTTGADPLPYGVELNRPMLEQLLEFALAQHILSRPIKIEDVFV, encoded by the coding sequence ATGCCTGAAAACCGCCGCGTGCTGACCACGCTGACGCGCTCTCAAGGAGCCAACCAAGCCGTCAAGGACGGCTCGGTAGCTCCTGCAGGATTTCAGCTGAAGTTCGAGGAAATACCCGTGTTGGTCAAGGGGTTCCGCCGAATGGTTCGGCACCTGGAGTTCGACGTCAGCGAGATGGCGCTCACGACCTACCTGACCGCACGTGAACACGGTGTCGCCTTCACCGCCTTACCAGTCTTTCTCGTGCGGGGGTTTCACCACGGGGCCATCCTGTACAACCGGCACTCGACGATCCGACACCCGAAAGACCTCGAAGGCCGGCGGGTCGGCGTCAACCGCGGGTATACCGTCACCACGGGTGTGTGGGCGCGCGGCATTCTCGCCTCGGAACACGACGTCGACCTCGACCGAGTGACTTGGCTGCTTTCCGGCGACGAACACGTCGAGTCGTACGTCCCTCCGTCCAACGTGGTCTCCGCCGGCCCCGACGCAGACTTGGCCGATATGTTGATCGCAGGCGAAATCGATGCGGTCATCGGCGTCGACGTCGACCATCCTGATATCGCGCCGTTGATCGCCGACCCCCACGGTGCCGCAATCAGCGCCTTGCGTGATCGTTCGTTCTACCCCATCAACCACCTCATCGTCCTCAAGGACGAGGTGCTGCAGCACTACCCGGACGCTGCGGCTGCAGTGTACGCAGCATTCAGTAAAGCTAAGGAGCGCTATGTCGCTCGGCTCTCCGACGGACGGGTGACCAGCCCAACCGATCGGATGTACGCCGAGGTGATGAAGACGACGGGCGCAGACCCGCTGCCCTATGGTGTTGAGCTCAACCGGCCAATGCTCGAGCAATTGTTGGAGTTCGCACTGGCGCAACACATTTTGAGCCGACCGATCAAGATCGAGGATGTATTCGTCTAG